The nucleotide window ACCAAATTACTAAATGGTTAATTGTTAACAACATGTATTTAGGAGAAAGTATTCCCATCATTGATAATGTTTTGTATATTACTTCTCACCGTAACCGCGGTGCAGCATGGGGAATTCTTCAAGGTCAAATGTGGCTCTTTTATGTACTTACCATTGTAGTTATTGTGGCAATCTTGTATTACATACACAAAGCCGCAAAGGGAAAATGGTTATTAGGAGTATCGCTTGCATTTATGCTTGGAGGTGCTATCGGTAATTTTATTGATCGTGTCCTTCGGAAAGAAGTAGTCGACTTCATTCATACGTATATTTTCAGTTATAATTTTCCGGTTTTTAATATTGCAGACTCTGCACTAGTAATTGGAGTGATTTTGCTGATGATTCAAATGCTGCGTGATGAGAGAGAAACAAAGGAGAAAACGTATGGAGAAAATGGAACACACCATTCTTGAGGAACAAAAAGGAGATCGGATTGATAAGGTCATTTCTGCGCTTAATGATGAATGGTCACGGACACAAGTACAGCAATGGATTAAAGCTGGAAATATCCTTGTAAACGGACAATCCGTCAAAACAAATTATAAGTGCGGCCTGAAAGATGAAATTGAAATAACGATCCCGGATCCGGAAGAATTAGATGTATTACCTGAAAATCTTGATTTAGAAATTTATTATGAAGATAAAGATGTTTTAGTTGTTAATAAACCGAGGGGGATGGTGGTTCACCCTGCCCCAGGTCATTTGTCAGGAACGCTCGTTAATGGCTTAATGGCACATTGTAAGGACTTATCCGGTATTAATGGCGTATTAAGACCTGGCATCGTTCATCGGATTGATAAAGATACCTCAGGATTGTTGATGGTGGCTAAAAATGATCTGGCACATGAAAGTCTTGTGAATCAATTGGTGAAAAAAACGGTGACTCGTAAATATAAAGCTATAGTCCATGGGGTCATTCCCCACGACTATGGGACGATTGATGCTCCGCTTGGACGGGATACAAAAGACCGCCAAAGCATGGCAATAGTTGATAACGGAAAGCATGCGGTCACCCATTTTCAGGTACTGGATCGGTTCAAAGATTTTACATTCGTAGAATGTCAATTGGAAACAGGTAGAACTCACCAGATTCGAGTTCATATGAAATATATTGGTTTTCCACTTGCGGGAGATCCCAAATATGGTCCGAAGAAAACGCTGGATATTGACGGACAAGCATTGCATGCAGGTGTTCTTGGGTTTATCCACCCTAGAACAAACGAATATTTGGAATTTGAAGCACCACTTCCAGAGGATTTCGAACGATTGCTTGAACAGCTACAAAATAATCGTTGACGTATGCGTAAAATTACAGTAAGATAACAATAGTTTAATAAGCCTTTAATTCGGCCCCGTGAGGCTGAGAAGGAACGGTTAAAAGAATGGCTCTCCTTGTGCCTTTCTTGCATTATAACTTATCCACCTCTCACCTTCCGGCGAGAGGTTTTTATTTTTATAAAAAAGAGAAGGTGTAACATGACCCGTAAAGCACTTGTCCTTGATGAGCAGGCAATCGGAAGAGCCTTAACTAGGATTGCCCATCAAATTATTGAGAAAAATAAAGGAATCGATGATTGCATTCTTGTTGGGATACGAACACGAGGGATCTACATTGCTGAACGACTTGCGGCTAAGATTGAGGAAATTGAAGGAAAGACGATTTCTGTTGGGGAAATCGATATTACACTTTATCGCGATGATTTGACCAAAAAAACGGAGAATCAGGAACCACTTGTAAAGGGTTCGAATATTCCGGATGATATTAATAATAAAAAAGTGATCCTTGTGGATGACGTATTATATACAGGCAGAACGGTCAGAGCCGGACTTGATGCTCTAATGGATATCGGTCGGCCGGCTGTTATCCAACTTGCCGTTTTAGTAGACCGCGGGCACCGTGAGCTCCCAATTAGAGCGGATTATGTAGGAAAAAACATTCCCACTTCAAGCGAGGAAAAGGTTGTTGTTGAGTTATCGGAAGTGGATAACCTTGATCAAGTAAGTATTTTTGACAAATAAATAGCTGCCCTTTTAATTGCAGTCCCGTGAGGCTGACAAAGGGGAAAAGAGCCGTTGAATTTTTTCATGCGCGGCATTTTCTGAACCCTCTTTGTACCTTAACGGACAATGAGGGTTTTTTTATTGAATAAAGCAGAAACTAAACCAAATAAAAATATAACAGGGGAGATTACCATGAATAACAAACCTATCCTAGACGTATCAGATAAACCAAAACTATCTCAGTGGCTTACTTTAAGTATCCAGCATTTATTCTCCATGTTTGGGGCCACCATCCTTGTTCCATATCTAGTCGGCTTGAGTCCGGCAATTGCCCTTATTTCAAGCGGGCTTGGCACTCTGGCGTTTATATTGATAACAAAAGGGAAGGTTCCGGCTTACCTAGGATCATCCTTTGCCTATATTATTCCGATCAAACTTCTTAATGAAGCTGGCGGGCCCGGTGCTGCAATGGTTGGGACATTCTTAGCCGGACTTGTGTATGGAATTATCGCTCTTATTATTAGTAAGGCAGGATACCGCTGGATTATGAATCTGCTCCCGCCAATTGTAGTTGGACCTGTTATTGTAGTAATCGGCTTATCTGTTGCAAGTACAGCAGTAGGAATGGCTATGAATAACCCAGCAGGAAATTATAGTATGCTTCATTTCTCAGTTGCCTTGGTTACGCTCATTGCCACCATCATTTTCTCGATTTTTGCCAAAAAGATATTAAGTATAATCCCAATATTAGCTGGAATCATTATTGGTTACATTTACGCATTAATCGTCGGAATCGTCGATTTCCAACCGGTATTGAAGGCCGATTGGTTTGAAATGCCGGAGTTTGTCATTCCGTTTGTCACGTATAAAGTGAAAATCACTTGGGATATTTTCTGGTTAATGGTGCCAGTCGCAGTGGTTACCATCTCTGAACATATCGGCCATCAGTTAATCCTTAGTAAAGTAGTTGGGCGTGACTATATTAAAAATCCAGGCCTGCATCGCTCCATTCTTGGTGATGGGACAGCAACTATTATTTCGGCGTTGATTGGCGGACCGCCAAAAACAACGTATGGAGAAAATATCGGTGTTCTTGCCATTACGCGGGTTTATAGTGTATATGTACTGGCAGGTGCTGCAGTTTTGGCTGTGATCTTCGGATTTATCGGAAA belongs to Neobacillus sp. OS1-2 and includes:
- a CDS encoding RluA family pseudouridine synthase, with amino-acid sequence MEKMEHTILEEQKGDRIDKVISALNDEWSRTQVQQWIKAGNILVNGQSVKTNYKCGLKDEIEITIPDPEELDVLPENLDLEIYYEDKDVLVVNKPRGMVVHPAPGHLSGTLVNGLMAHCKDLSGINGVLRPGIVHRIDKDTSGLLMVAKNDLAHESLVNQLVKKTVTRKYKAIVHGVIPHDYGTIDAPLGRDTKDRQSMAIVDNGKHAVTHFQVLDRFKDFTFVECQLETGRTHQIRVHMKYIGFPLAGDPKYGPKKTLDIDGQALHAGVLGFIHPRTNEYLEFEAPLPEDFERLLEQLQNNR
- the lspA gene encoding signal peptidase II; protein product: MLWRYFLVLYYLIAIFVILLDQITKWLIVNNMYLGESIPIIDNVLYITSHRNRGAAWGILQGQMWLFYVLTIVVIVAILYYIHKAAKGKWLLGVSLAFMLGGAIGNFIDRVLRKEVVDFIHTYIFSYNFPVFNIADSALVIGVILLMIQMLRDERETKEKTYGENGTHHS
- the pyrR gene encoding bifunctional pyr operon transcriptional regulator/uracil phosphoribosyltransferase PyrR; the protein is MTRKALVLDEQAIGRALTRIAHQIIEKNKGIDDCILVGIRTRGIYIAERLAAKIEEIEGKTISVGEIDITLYRDDLTKKTENQEPLVKGSNIPDDINNKKVILVDDVLYTGRTVRAGLDALMDIGRPAVIQLAVLVDRGHRELPIRADYVGKNIPTSSEEKVVVELSEVDNLDQVSIFDK
- a CDS encoding solute carrier family 23 protein, which codes for MNNKPILDVSDKPKLSQWLTLSIQHLFSMFGATILVPYLVGLSPAIALISSGLGTLAFILITKGKVPAYLGSSFAYIIPIKLLNEAGGPGAAMVGTFLAGLVYGIIALIISKAGYRWIMNLLPPIVVGPVIVVIGLSVASTAVGMAMNNPAGNYSMLHFSVALVTLIATIIFSIFAKKILSIIPILAGIIIGYIYALIVGIVDFQPVLKADWFEMPEFVIPFVTYKVKITWDIFWLMVPVAVVTISEHIGHQLILSKVVGRDYIKNPGLHRSILGDGTATIISALIGGPPKTTYGENIGVLAITRVYSVYVLAGAAVLAVIFGFIGKITALIQTIPTPVMGGVSILLFGIIASSGLRMLVDSKIDFDDKRNLVISSVILVIGLGGAILKLPFKDIQIQGMALAAILGVVLNLILPGRQPVSDNMFEEEVNENQKTA